The Brachyspira hyodysenteriae ATCC 27164 genome includes a window with the following:
- a CDS encoding WecB/TagA/CpsF family glycosyltransferase: protein MIQNKSILGIRIDSFQVSLEEILDYLKYGKNILIISLDVHQLLKIRYNKKLKEIIKNASLVIAAHPSIAKAYKFIHKEEINYINEFILFSKVLDYIEQKKMSMFLFGDEEKYFFTISEKIKKIYPGIYMLGNYQNTKDKEELDKAFIGFKKIEPDVFLMYMEFKKSLYWFNNNKQNLDMKFFIPFKRPLDSFAGKIKAPSMEILNKNKYESFYTKKNIFRIFLYIDYLRFWILVLFEKLTTKKDKQTIPSNS, encoded by the coding sequence ATGATACAAAATAAATCCATTTTAGGAATAAGAATAGATAGTTTCCAAGTTAGTCTTGAAGAAATACTTGACTACCTCAAATATGGAAAAAACATACTCATAATATCTTTGGATGTGCATCAATTACTGAAAATAAGATACAATAAAAAATTAAAAGAAATAATAAAAAATGCATCTTTAGTAATTGCAGCACATCCATCTATAGCCAAAGCTTATAAATTTATTCATAAAGAAGAAATAAATTATATTAATGAATTTATTTTATTTTCAAAAGTACTCGATTATATAGAGCAGAAAAAGATGTCTATGTTTTTATTTGGAGATGAAGAAAAGTATTTCTTTACAATATCTGAAAAAATTAAAAAGATATATCCTGGTATTTATATGCTTGGTAATTATCAAAATACCAAAGATAAAGAAGAATTAGATAAAGCATTTATAGGATTCAAAAAGATAGAACCGGATGTATTTTTAATGTATATGGAATTCAAAAAATCTTTGTATTGGTTCAATAATAATAAACAAAATTTAGACATGAAATTTTTCATTCCTTTCAAAAGACCATTAGATAGTTTTGCCGGAAAAATAAAAGCTCCTAGTATGGAAATATTAAATAAAAATAAATATGAATCATTCTACACTAAAAAGAATATATTTAGAATATTTTTATATATTGATTATCTAAGATTCTGGATATTAGTTTTATTTGAAAAACTTACAACTAAAAAAGATAAACAAACTATCCCTTCAAATAGTTAA
- a CDS encoding LOG family protein produces MRREVYELQNSDMPNESWRIFRIMGEFVEGFETMSYYKNAVSIFGSARTSQDHPHYKLAYETAKLLGENKYDIITGGGPGIMEAGNRGAFDANAGSIGLCIELPFEQKTNPYVKEELKFRYFFARKVMFLKYAKAVIIFPGGFGTMDEMFETLTLIQTKVLDRMPLIVMNSSYYTDLIEWIKKDMIKENYIDPEDLNLIKYAETPQAALDIINSFHSNKQK; encoded by the coding sequence ATGAGAAGAGAAGTTTATGAATTACAGAATTCTGATATGCCTAATGAATCTTGGCGTATATTCAGAATAATGGGAGAATTTGTAGAAGGATTTGAAACCATGTCCTACTACAAAAATGCTGTTTCTATATTTGGAAGTGCAAGAACATCCCAAGATCATCCTCACTATAAATTAGCTTATGAAACAGCTAAATTATTAGGAGAAAATAAATATGATATAATTACAGGAGGCGGTCCTGGTATAATGGAAGCAGGAAACAGAGGTGCTTTCGATGCTAATGCAGGTTCTATAGGTTTATGTATAGAACTGCCTTTTGAGCAGAAAACTAATCCTTATGTTAAAGAAGAATTAAAATTCAGATATTTCTTTGCTAGAAAAGTGATGTTCTTAAAATACGCAAAAGCTGTAATAATATTCCCAGGCGGATTCGGTACTATGGATGAAATGTTTGAAACTCTCACTTTAATACAGACAAAAGTTCTTGACAGAATGCCTCTTATAGTTATGAATTCTAGTTATTACACTGACTTAATAGAATGGATAAAAAAAGATATGATTAAAGAAAATTATATAGATCCTGAAGATTTAAATTTAATAAAATATGCAGAAACTCCTCAGGCTGCTTTAGATATAATTAATTCTTTTCATAGCAATAAACAAAAATGA
- a CDS encoding ankyrin repeat domain-containing protein: protein MSDIVEYVKNNDLDNVKKCLESDNTLADARDEESKFTLLMICAKKGYFDIAKLLVEEGANLNARSRTGITALMFACAEKQVKIAEYLIDSGADVNLRDRPLFSALLYAVLTKEHNIIKALVEAGADVNVKNFKLVTPLMFAAGINDIETVKLLIENGADIEHKNKDGERALEFAIRKEQKEAADYLKTVSK, encoded by the coding sequence ATGTCTGATATAGTTGAGTATGTAAAAAATAACGATTTAGATAATGTGAAAAAATGTTTGGAGTCTGATAACACTTTAGCAGATGCCAGAGACGAAGAGTCTAAATTCACATTGCTTATGATTTGTGCTAAAAAAGGGTATTTTGATATAGCCAAACTTTTAGTAGAGGAAGGGGCAAATTTAAATGCAAGGAGCAGAACAGGAATAACTGCTTTAATGTTTGCCTGTGCTGAAAAGCAAGTAAAAATAGCTGAGTATTTAATAGACAGCGGTGCTGATGTTAATCTGAGGGATAGACCATTATTTTCTGCATTGCTTTATGCAGTACTTACGAAAGAGCATAATATAATAAAAGCATTAGTTGAAGCTGGTGCCGATGTTAATGTTAAAAATTTTAAACTAGTAACTCCTTTAATGTTTGCTGCTGGAATAAACGATATAGAAACAGTGAAATTATTAATAGAGAATGGGGCAGATATAGAGCATAAAAATAAAGATGGAGAGAGAGCCTTAGAATTTGCTATTCGTAAAGAGCAGAAAGAAGCAGCAGATTATTTAAAAACCGTTTCTAAATAA
- a CDS encoding alpha/beta fold hydrolase, whose product MDIFFEEYININGIEQYFVHYPKKSNTTLLFLHGGPGESEAYFLYKMHSKTQNYNLVYYDQRGTGKTQLKNKSKDIDITIEKLLIDLKETINYVKLRYNSKYIILLGHSWGSVLGIEFIKKFPNLVSAYIGMGQVVNFKIGEKTGFDYCYDIVQKSNNQKYIKKIEKLKNYPFIINKNNVFEIFKNFREIQVKYKLAGYYEGNDKLNKIIKQSPIYSFKDMFNSNPLMLNKNIIYYLINYDTSKFTNFSIPIFFICGANDWQVPTVIVKEYYKTINAPDKDIFIAENAGHLLNIENTKDYNLIVEGICSRVSGL is encoded by the coding sequence ATGGATATATTTTTTGAAGAATACATAAATATAAATGGTATAGAACAATATTTTGTACATTATCCTAAAAAATCAAATACAACTTTATTATTTCTGCATGGAGGTCCTGGAGAAAGCGAAGCGTATTTTTTATATAAAATGCATTCAAAAACTCAAAATTACAATTTAGTATACTATGATCAGAGAGGAACAGGAAAAACTCAGTTAAAAAATAAATCCAAAGATATAGATATAACTATAGAAAAATTGCTTATAGATTTAAAAGAAACAATTAATTATGTTAAATTAAGATACAATTCAAAATATATTATTTTACTTGGGCATTCTTGGGGAAGTGTTTTAGGTATTGAATTCATAAAAAAATTTCCTAATTTAGTTTCTGCATATATTGGTATGGGACAGGTTGTAAATTTTAAAATTGGAGAAAAAACAGGATTCGATTATTGCTATGATATTGTGCAAAAAAGTAATAATCAAAAATATATAAAAAAGATAGAAAAATTAAAAAATTATCCTTTTATTATAAATAAAAATAATGTATTTGAAATATTCAAAAATTTCAGAGAAATACAAGTAAAATATAAATTAGCAGGATATTATGAAGGAAATGATAAATTAAATAAGATAATAAAACAAAGTCCTATATATTCATTTAAAGATATGTTTAATTCCAATCCATTAATGCTGAATAAAAATATTATATATTATCTAATAAACTATGATACAAGTAAATTCACAAATTTCAGCATACCTATATTTTTTATATGCGGTGCTAATGATTGGCAGGTACCTACTGTAATTGTAAAAGAATACTATAAAACTATAAATGCACCTGATAAAGATATATTTATAGCAGAAAATGCCGGACATCTTCTTAATATAGAAAATACAAAAGATTATAATCTTATAGTGGAAGGTATATGCAGCCGAGTCAGCGGATTGTAA
- a CDS encoding class I SAM-dependent methyltransferase produces the protein MEYTDINSKTIDKWIDEGWEWGKPIKHETFLEAKNGKWNMLLTPTKPVPKEWYPDLKDKKVLGLASGGGQQMPIFAANGSICTLMDYSQKQIDSDLLVSKRENYNINLVKSDMSKTFPFDDESFDIIFHPVSNCYIEDVMHVWKECFRVLKKGGILMSGLDNGINFIFDENSENEKEIKYKLPFNPLKDNKLLENAIKNNDGIQFSHTIEEQIRGQLKAGFKLIDIYEDTNGYGILHEYNIPTFWATLSMK, from the coding sequence ATGGAATATACTGATATCAATTCCAAAACCATAGATAAATGGATAGATGAAGGTTGGGAATGGGGAAAACCTATAAAGCATGAAACTTTTTTAGAAGCTAAGAATGGTAAATGGAATATGCTACTCACCCCAACAAAACCTGTTCCTAAAGAATGGTATCCTGATTTGAAAGATAAAAAAGTTTTAGGACTTGCTTCAGGAGGAGGACAGCAGATGCCTATTTTTGCTGCTAATGGATCAATATGCACTTTAATGGATTATTCTCAAAAACAAATAGACAGCGATTTATTAGTATCTAAAAGAGAAAATTATAATATAAATTTGGTAAAATCTGATATGTCTAAAACATTTCCATTTGACGATGAAAGTTTCGATATAATTTTTCATCCTGTATCTAATTGCTATATAGAAGATGTTATGCATGTATGGAAAGAATGCTTTAGAGTTTTAAAAAAAGGCGGAATACTTATGTCCGGATTGGATAATGGAATAAATTTTATATTTGATGAAAATTCAGAAAATGAAAAAGAAATAAAATACAAACTTCCTTTTAATCCTTTGAAAGATAATAAACTATTAGAGAATGCTATAAAAAACAATGACGGCATTCAATTTTCACATACAATAGAAGAACAGATAAGAGGACAATTAAAAGCCGGATTCAAACTAATTGACATATATGAAGATACAAACGGATACGGTATACTTCATGAATATAATATACCTACTTTTTGGGCTACTCTATCAATGAAATAA
- a CDS encoding tetratricopeptide repeat protein translates to MEEEHNFIKNEVNYEPEIEKSSSNGVMLTIIFLILLIAGICYWIYNSNTYTKNYSYKNNIQTNTQLSNKNDILNRNNIKKNLDYLLEIKYKEYIAPHVNSFNSIIDSSGLLNIDTRTISIIFAGTILTIIASMFLFRGNNSDALESTDSGINFSEDSKNDNEDKKEENINKLDTSGIINSLDDDKKIIDTNNDGDRLVLKNNYYKYNKNGDNVYWNVIKKNKNDENLNINELSLMALREVENGNDDNAINIYTKILSFDDDNIAVLKSRALLFNKKYEETSEDKYFDAALKDYNKIIDINSFNEYSNTDTFKDRAVLYTKKYHYTSNENYFNLALNDYNRVVDDNNKEDLSTLLIYSDLYNEKYKNTRDKKYFNMSLDNYNKALNIDENNTSIYINRGWLYLTDYKICNDIESLDNAEKDIKHGLNLEKDNFYLLNNSGITSLYKYKLEKQVKDLKESEYSFLKSIKNNKSNSVLAESYYYLSLVYDEYSKLTTITAEKMKEYTDKSKHYFEESRKLGYSPEVVSK, encoded by the coding sequence ATGGAAGAAGAGCATAATTTTATAAAAAATGAAGTAAATTATGAACCTGAAATAGAAAAATCCTCTTCAAATGGTGTTATGTTAACAATTATATTCCTAATTTTACTTATTGCCGGAATATGTTATTGGATATATAACTCTAATACATATACAAAAAATTATTCATACAAAAATAATATACAGACTAATACACAATTAAGCAATAAAAACGATATTTTAAATAGAAATAATATAAAGAAGAATTTGGATTATCTATTAGAAATAAAATATAAAGAATATATTGCCCCTCATGTTAATAGTTTTAATTCAATTATAGATAGCAGCGGATTATTAAATATAGATACTAGAACTATATCTATTATATTTGCAGGAACTATACTTACTATTATTGCTTCTATGTTTTTATTTAGGGGAAATAATTCTGATGCATTAGAAAGTACAGATTCAGGAATTAATTTTTCCGAAGACAGTAAAAATGATAATGAAGATAAAAAAGAAGAAAATATTAATAAATTAGATACTTCAGGAATTATTAATTCTTTAGATGATGATAAAAAAATTATTGATACTAATAATGACGGAGATAGGCTTGTTTTAAAAAATAACTATTATAAATATAATAAGAATGGGGATAATGTATATTGGAATGTTATAAAGAAAAATAAGAATGATGAAAATTTAAATATAAATGAATTATCTCTTATGGCTTTAAGAGAGGTTGAAAATGGAAATGATGATAATGCCATCAATATATATACAAAAATATTGAGTTTTGATGATGATAATATAGCAGTATTAAAAAGCAGGGCATTACTGTTCAATAAAAAATATGAAGAAACTTCAGAAGATAAATACTTTGATGCTGCTTTAAAAGACTATAATAAAATTATAGATATTAATAGCTTTAATGAATATAGTAATACAGATACTTTTAAAGACAGGGCTGTTCTATATACCAAAAAATATCATTACACTTCCAATGAAAATTATTTTAATTTGGCTTTAAATGATTATAATAGAGTTGTTGATGATAATAATAAAGAAGATTTAAGTACATTGCTTATATATTCAGACCTTTATAATGAAAAATATAAAAATACTAGAGATAAAAAATATTTTAATATGTCTTTAGATAATTATAATAAGGCTCTTAATATAGATGAAAATAATACTTCTATATATATAAACAGAGGATGGCTGTATTTAACAGACTATAAAATTTGTAATGATATAGAAAGTTTAGATAATGCTGAAAAAGATATAAAGCATGGACTTAATTTAGAAAAGGATAATTTTTATCTTTTAAATAACAGCGGTATAACATCTCTTTATAAATATAAATTAGAAAAACAAGTAAAAGATTTGAAAGAATCTGAATATAGTTTTTTGAAGTCTATTAAGAATAATAAATCCAATTCTGTTTTGGCTGAAAGTTATTATTATTTGTCATTGGTTTATGATGAATATTCTAAACTTACAACTATTACGGCAGAAAAGATGAAAGAATATACAGATAAAAGCAAGCATTATTTTGAAGAATCAAGAAAATTAGGATATTCTCCTGAAGTAGTATCTAAATAA
- a CDS encoding ankyrin repeat domain-containing protein, protein MQKYLILIFIILNSILYSQYITANKYDINKDEDKILIYSENGNYEGVKKLLDNGIDANILDSNKISPLMLASFNGHYDIVYLLIENNADVNIVNNFGYSALMAAAAAGHYDIFNILLENGANINQVNNDGNNVLIEACFSKSTDIVKKILNLNINVNHKNNMGYTALIQAVINGYEDVVSILLDNDADINIISNDGKNALMFAIIRENIDMIDILLKYNPNIDNEDSNSNTALDYAYDTGNEKIINMIKEYYENNKI, encoded by the coding sequence ATGCAAAAGTATTTAATTTTAATATTTATTATATTGAATAGTATTTTATATTCACAATATATAACAGCTAATAAATATGATATTAATAAAGACGAAGATAAAATTTTAATATATTCAGAGAATGGAAATTATGAAGGTGTAAAAAAACTATTAGATAATGGTATTGATGCTAATATATTAGACAGCAATAAAATATCTCCTTTAATGCTTGCTTCATTTAATGGACATTATGATATAGTTTATTTGCTTATAGAAAATAATGCTGATGTAAATATAGTGAATAATTTTGGATATAGTGCTCTAATGGCTGCTGCTGCTGCTGGACATTATGATATTTTTAATATTTTATTAGAAAATGGAGCTAATATAAATCAAGTAAATAATGACGGTAATAATGTATTGATAGAAGCCTGTTTTTCCAAAAGTACAGATATAGTGAAAAAAATATTAAATCTTAATATTAATGTTAATCATAAAAATAATATGGGTTATACAGCATTGATACAGGCTGTTATAAATGGTTATGAAGATGTAGTTAGTATTTTATTAGATAATGATGCTGACATAAATATCATAAGTAATGATGGTAAAAATGCTTTGATGTTTGCGATTATCAGAGAAAATATTGATATGATTGACATTCTGCTTAAATATAATCCTAATATTGATAATGAAGATAGTAATTCAAATACTGCTTTAGATTATGCTTATGATACTGGTAATGAAAAAATTATTAATATGATTAAGGAATATTACGAGAATAATAAGATTTAA
- a CDS encoding ABC transporter permease, translating to MRNIYVVFSREIQSFYVSPLYYILGFIYLALTGYFFTIEIYYSRLAVMENTMYNIGFFTILFLSILCMKLIAEERASGTFELIMTAPITSLQYVLGKYLSVLVVYASLLVMTFVYPILLMVFGKPDIGVIFSGYLGLFLLGTAILGLGLIATSISKSQLVAAILGVSMGIFAYIINWLSEMFTGASKILNAISITTYFSDFTKGMIDIQNVIFFLIWAVACISISTMFVESYKWQ from the coding sequence ATGAGAAATATATATGTTGTATTTTCAAGAGAAATTCAATCTTTTTATGTATCGCCATTATATTATATATTGGGATTTATATATCTGGCTTTGACAGGATACTTTTTTACTATAGAAATTTATTATAGCAGATTGGCTGTTATGGAAAACACTATGTATAATATTGGATTTTTTACAATATTATTCCTTTCTATTCTTTGTATGAAGCTCATAGCAGAGGAAAGAGCTTCAGGAACTTTTGAACTTATAATGACAGCACCAATCACTTCATTACAGTATGTTTTAGGTAAATATTTATCTGTATTGGTTGTATATGCTTCACTTCTAGTTATGACTTTTGTTTATCCTATACTTCTTATGGTATTTGGTAAGCCTGATATAGGAGTAATATTTAGCGGATATTTAGGATTATTCCTTTTAGGTACAGCAATACTTGGATTAGGACTCATTGCAACAAGCATATCTAAGAGTCAGTTAGTAGCTGCTATTTTGGGTGTATCTATGGGAATATTCGCTTATATAATAAATTGGCTTAGTGAAATGTTTACAGGGGCAAGCAAGATATTGAATGCTATTTCTATAACTACATACTTTTCTGATTTTACTAAAGGTATGATAGATATACAGAATGTTATATTCTTTTTAATTTGGGCTGTTGCATGCATATCAATATCTACTATGTTTGTAGAATCTTATAAATGGCAATAA
- the pfkA gene encoding 6-phosphofructokinase codes for MADIKRIGVLTSGGDASGMNPAIRSVVRTAIANGLEVMGIKEGYQGLMYNDVYQMNAGSVGGIINHGGTILFSARSPEFQTEEGMKKAADNMKYHGIDALIVIGGDGTYKGALDFYNHHPEYPIVAIPGTIDNDIFGTDYTIGYDTAVNVAMDAIDKLRDTATSHGRCFVVEVMGRHAGYIALEVGIASGAEDILIPETTTDMDKIVEELQIAKKRGKKSSIIVVAEGDESGGAMEVAKQIEGKTGFDTRVTILGHMQRGGSPTSRERLMAARFGYIAVKALLEGKKNVAVGIWKGEYTYTPLTDAVKKVPKVDPIDLALCRTLAI; via the coding sequence ATGGCTGATATAAAAAGAATTGGGGTATTAACAAGCGGAGGAGATGCTTCTGGAATGAACCCTGCTATAAGAAGCGTTGTTAGAACTGCAATAGCCAATGGTTTAGAAGTAATGGGCATAAAAGAAGGATACCAAGGTCTTATGTATAATGATGTATATCAGATGAATGCAGGAAGCGTAGGAGGCATCATTAATCATGGCGGTACTATACTATTCTCAGCAAGATCTCCTGAATTCCAAACAGAAGAAGGTATGAAAAAAGCTGCAGACAATATGAAATATCATGGTATTGATGCTTTAATTGTTATAGGCGGAGACGGAACTTATAAAGGAGCATTAGATTTCTATAATCATCACCCTGAATATCCTATAGTAGCAATACCAGGAACAATAGATAATGATATATTTGGTACAGATTATACTATAGGTTATGATACTGCTGTTAATGTGGCAATGGATGCTATAGATAAATTAAGAGATACAGCTACAAGCCATGGAAGATGTTTTGTTGTAGAAGTTATGGGAAGACATGCTGGTTATATTGCTTTAGAAGTAGGTATAGCTTCAGGTGCTGAGGATATATTAATACCTGAAACTACTACTGATATGGATAAAATAGTAGAAGAATTACAAATTGCTAAAAAAAGAGGTAAAAAATCTTCTATAATAGTAGTAGCCGAAGGAGATGAATCCGGTGGAGCTATGGAAGTTGCTAAACAAATAGAAGGTAAAACAGGTTTTGATACTCGTGTTACTATATTAGGACACATGCAAAGAGGAGGTTCTCCTACTTCAAGAGAACGTTTGATGGCTGCAAGATTTGGTTATATCGCTGTTAAAGCTTTATTGGAAGGAAAGAAAAATGTTGCTGTAGGAATATGGAAAGGCGAATATACTTATACTCCTTTAACTGATGCTGTAAAAAAAGTGCCTAAAGTAGATCCTATAGACTTGGCATTATGCAGAACACTTGCTATATAA
- the mgtE gene encoding magnesium transporter has translation MVENKEYTEIINIIENQRWDKLKYLLASMHAAEIVDIIRILDSDKNRSIVFRLLSREMSAYVFSELEPEEQEKIIISINENELKELIHEMSPDDRTSLFEELPSDITKKIFSLMGEKDLNITRQLLGYPEDSIGRIMTPEYIDVLPDYTVKQTLEYIRKYGKDSETFEVIYVVQKDDTLIGYILLKDLLFASQDDKIEDLMHTDIIYLSVYSDQEEAVRVGRKYDLLYIPVVDSKNALIGIVTIDDIFDIAEEEDTEDFHKLGAISIDDDFDSNIKQANPIVLYKRRIFWLFVLVFVNIVSGYVIGMFEETISKYVSLIFFLPLLIDSAGNAGAQSSTLIIRSLSVGDVKKSDWLFMLGKEILVSTTLGLTMSLAVSLIAVFRGGLIIALVVSLSMILVVVIGSLIGLCLPFLFVKFKKDPTTSSVPLVTSICDISGTAIYLLLATTILSNFSK, from the coding sequence ATGGTAGAAAATAAAGAATATACTGAAATTATTAATATAATAGAGAATCAAAGATGGGATAAACTCAAATATTTACTTGCTAGTATGCATGCTGCTGAAATAGTAGATATTATAAGAATATTAGATAGTGATAAAAATAGAAGTATAGTATTCAGGCTTTTATCAAGAGAAATGTCAGCTTATGTGTTCTCTGAATTAGAGCCGGAAGAACAGGAAAAAATTATAATCTCTATAAATGAGAATGAATTAAAAGAGCTTATTCATGAGATGAGCCCTGACGACAGAACATCGCTTTTTGAAGAACTTCCCTCTGACATTACAAAAAAGATTTTTTCTTTGATGGGAGAAAAAGATCTAAATATTACAAGGCAGTTATTAGGATATCCTGAAGATAGTATAGGTCGTATAATGACTCCTGAATATATAGATGTTCTTCCTGATTATACTGTTAAGCAAACTTTAGAATATATTAGAAAATATGGTAAAGATTCTGAAACTTTTGAAGTTATATATGTAGTTCAAAAAGATGATACTTTAATTGGTTATATTTTGTTAAAAGATTTATTATTTGCAAGTCAAGATGATAAAATAGAAGATCTTATGCATACAGATATTATATATTTGTCAGTATATTCAGATCAGGAAGAAGCGGTTAGGGTAGGAAGGAAATACGATTTACTATATATACCTGTAGTTGATTCTAAAAATGCACTTATAGGTATTGTTACAATAGACGATATATTCGATATAGCTGAAGAAGAGGATACAGAGGATTTCCATAAATTGGGTGCTATTAGTATTGATGATGATTTCGACAGCAATATAAAACAGGCTAATCCTATAGTACTTTATAAGAGAAGGATATTTTGGCTTTTTGTTTTGGTATTTGTTAATATTGTATCAGGATATGTTATAGGAATGTTTGAAGAGACTATAAGTAAATATGTTTCTTTGATATTTTTCTTACCATTGCTTATAGACAGTGCAGGAAATGCAGGGGCTCAGTCATCTACTCTCATAATAAGAAGTTTATCTGTGGGCGATGTTAAAAAAAGCGATTGGCTTTTTATGCTTGGGAAAGAAATACTTGTTTCTACCACGCTTGGACTTACTATGAGCCTTGCTGTATCTTTGATTGCTGTTTTTAGGGGAGGATTAATTATAGCATTAGTTGTATCTCTTTCTATGATATTGGTTGTTGTTATAGGTAGTTTGATAGGTTTATGTCTGCCGTTTTTATTTGTTAAGTTTAAAAAAGACCCTACAACAAGCAGTGTGCCTCTTGTTACTTCTATATGTGATATCAGCGGTACTGCTATATATTTACTGCTTGCAACTACAATACTTTCTAACTTTTCTAAATAG
- a CDS encoding sodium-dependent transporter: MKKREKLGSRFGFILVSAGCAVGMGNVWRFPYITGQYGGGAFVILYIISIIILGVAPMVMEFAVGRAGGHDIATSFQKLEKRGHNWHKIGYVQILGNVLLMLFYTTICGWCLSYFYFMLSGRFEGLNANEVGNFFNGVLGSASTLTLWMGISLLIGIIICSFGLEKGVERASKFMMISLFALLMLLIIRALTLKGAIEGLKFYLVPDLNKLFGNGLTGFIGIFYAAIGQAFFSLSVGQGGMAIFGSYIDKKQSLTGEALIIIALDTMVALFAGLVVFPACFAFGVNPGEGAGLAFVTLPNIFNSMPLGRLWGALFFLFLAMAALTTIIGVLENIYSFIMDKFKITRQKTSIILFVMLFILSLPTTLGFNILSNINPLGEGTVIMDLLDFIVSNNILPLGALVTLFFCTRDFGWGFDNFLKEANTGEGIKFPRQLRFYISYILPFIVLAIFLYEYINRFFLK; encoded by the coding sequence GTGAAAAAAAGAGAAAAACTAGGAAGCAGATTCGGATTTATACTGGTATCTGCCGGCTGTGCGGTCGGTATGGGTAATGTTTGGAGATTTCCATATATAACAGGACAATACGGCGGAGGTGCTTTTGTAATATTATATATCATATCAATAATCATATTAGGTGTAGCTCCTATGGTAATGGAATTCGCTGTTGGAAGAGCAGGCGGACATGATATAGCAACATCTTTTCAAAAACTCGAAAAGAGAGGACATAATTGGCATAAAATAGGATATGTTCAAATACTTGGTAATGTTCTTCTTATGCTGTTTTATACAACTATATGCGGATGGTGTTTATCATACTTTTACTTTATGCTTTCAGGAAGATTTGAAGGACTTAATGCAAATGAAGTTGGTAATTTCTTTAACGGAGTTTTGGGAAGTGCTTCTACATTAACATTATGGATGGGAATAAGTTTATTGATAGGTATAATAATATGTTCTTTCGGACTTGAGAAAGGCGTAGAAAGAGCAAGTAAATTTATGATGATATCATTGTTTGCACTTTTAATGCTTCTTATAATCAGAGCATTAACTTTAAAAGGAGCTATAGAAGGATTAAAATTCTATTTGGTGCCAGATTTAAATAAATTATTTGGAAACGGACTTACAGGATTCATAGGAATATTTTATGCTGCTATTGGACAGGCATTTTTCTCTTTAAGTGTAGGTCAGGGCGGAATGGCTATATTCGGAAGCTATATAGATAAAAAACAATCTCTTACAGGAGAAGCATTAATAATTATAGCATTGGATACTATGGTGGCTTTATTTGCAGGACTAGTAGTTTTCCCAGCATGTTTTGCTTTTGGTGTAAATCCTGGTGAAGGTGCTGGACTTGCTTTTGTTACTTTACCTAATATATTTAATTCTATGCCTCTTGGAAGATTATGGGGAGCATTATTCTTCCTATTCCTAGCAATGGCAGCCCTTACTACTATAATAGGTGTATTAGAAAATATATATTCATTTATTATGGATAAATTCAAAATTACAAGACAAAAAACTTCTATTATATTATTTGTAATGTTATTCATACTTAGTCTGCCAACAACTTTAGGATTTAATATACTATCTAATATAAATCCTCTCGGGGAAGGTACTGTTATAATGGATTTACTAGATTTTATAGTATCAAATAATATACTTCCTTTAGGTGCTTTGGTAACTCTATTCTTCTGCACAAGAGATTTTGGATGGGGATTCGATAACTTTTTAAAAGAAGCTAATACAGGAGAAGGCATCAAATTCCCTCGTCAATTAAGATTCTATATTAGTTATATACTTCCTTTTATAGTATTAGCAATATTTTTATATGAATATATTAACAGATTTTTCTTGAAATGA